The segment ATACAATAATTCTAGTTTCAAGAGACGCTTCGGAGACTACGTCCGAAGCGTCTCTTTCAGAGCGCAACACTCTGAAGTCGCTGCAAGAGTTATCCTTCACAACTTGAAAGCAATATTGTTAGAGATTTTCACCGGAGCCCCCTCCTTCATAAGCTTTAAATATCAGCAAAAATTTCCACTTTCTATTCTTCCCTCCACAGACTTGATGGAAAAACAAAATAAAGTAATAACGGAGGTTATTGCCATGAACCTACAACCATTAAACAATCGAGTACTCATTCGGCCAAAAAGAGCTGAAGAGAAAACAAAAGGCGGCATCTACATTCCAGAAACCGCGCAGGAAAAGAGCCAGGAAGGCACTGTTGCCGCAATTCCGCAAATAGACAAATGTCCTGTCGCAGTAGGCGATGTTGTTCTTTACGAAAATTTCGCGGGAACAGAAATTCAAAGCAACGGAGAAACACTGCTCCTTTTGAAACTTGAAGATCTTATCGCAAAAGTTACTACATAAAACTACTATTAGAAAGAATACGAAACAACGGAGGCAGAAACTATGGCAAAAAAAATCATCTTTGATCACGAAGCACGAACTAAATTACTCGCAGGGGTTGATAAACTCGCAAACACAGTCAAAGTAACTCTTGGACCAAAAGGAAAGAATGTTATTCTCGGTAAAAGCTACGGAAGTCCAACAGTCATCAACGATGGTGTGACGATCGCAAAAGAAATCGAACTTGAAGATCCATTCGAAAACATGGGTGCGCAGCTTGTGAAAGAAGTTGCTTCGAAAACACAGGATGTTGCAGGAGATGGAACAACCACAGCTACTGTTCTTGCGCAAGCACTTGTCCGTGAAGGACTCAAAAATATTGCAGCAGGAGCAAACGCTATTGACGTGAAAAAAGGAATTGAAAAAGCAACAAAAACAGTTGTCGCGGCAATCAAAGCAAAAAGCATTGAAGTCAAAACAAAAGACAACGTTTTGCAAGTCGCGACTATCTCCGCAAACAATGATGAAGAAGTTGGCGCGCTCATCGCAAACGCAATGGAAAAAGTTGGTTCTAACGGCGTTATTACTGTTGAAGAAGCGAAATCCATGGACACAACACTCGAACTTGTTGAAGGAATGCAATTTGATCGTGGCTACTTAAGCCCGTACATGGTCACTGACGCAGAAAAAATGGAAGCAATTCTTGATGAACCCTTTGTTTTGCTTTTCAACAAAAAAATTACTAAAGTTAAAGATCTTGTTCCTGTTCTTGAAGCAGTTGCACAAGAAGGACGACCACTCTTTATTGTCTGCGAAGACATTGAAGGTGAAGCGCTTGCGGCGATTGTGTTGAACATTTTGCGTGGCGCAATCAAAGTAGTCGCTGTCAAAGCGCCAGGATTTGGCGATGATCAAAAAGCAATACTCGAAGATCTTGCTGTGCTTACTGGAGCCCAAGTTATTTCTGAAGAAAAGGGAATGAAACTCGAACAGACTGGAATTCAACAACTCGGTAAAGCAAAAAAAATCAGAGTAGACAAAGAAAAAACAGTTCTTGTTGAAGGCGCAGGAGACAAAGCAGTCATTCAGAGACGAGTCGCAATGCTTCATGTACAAGCGCAGCAAACAGACTCAGAGTATGACAAGAATGATATTCAAAAACGCATTGGTAAACTCTCCGGTGGCGTTGCAGTGATCAATGTTGGCGCGGCAACAGAAACAGAACTTAAAGAAAAGAAAGCACGCGTTGATGACGCACTCCACGCGACTCGCGCGGCAGTTGAAGAAGGTGTTGTTGTTGGCGGAGGCATTACCTTATTCCGCGCAATTAGTAGCCTTGATGCGCTTAAAGGAGATAACGCAGATCAGCAGACAGGCATTACAATTGTGAAACGAGCACTTGAAGAACCCCTTCGACAAATTGCGGCAAACGCTGGCAAAGATGGTGGTGTGATTGTTGAACGTTTGACCAATGCAGCATACAATATGGGCTATAACGCACGCAGTGATGAGATTTGTGATCTCTTTGCGGCAGGAGTTATTGATCCTACGAAAGTGTGCAGAAGCGCATTGCAGAACGCAGCATCTATCGCAGGTATGATTTTAACCACTGAAGCGCTTGTTGGTGATCTTCCAGAAGAGAAGAAAGCTCCAATGCCTTCTATGGGAGGAATGGGCGGTATGCCTGGTATGGGTATGATGTAGGTTTATGTTATTTTTTATCTCTTTTTTTTGTATTCTTTCTTCTTTAGAAAACTAAAACATAAATCTTATAAAATTATAGAAAATCATAAAACTATTCAGCAGGCGCTTCTGCTTCTTCTTTTTGTTTCTTTGGCTTTTCTGCATACTCATTGACAAGAGTGACTACTTTCTTGACATTATCCGCAGTGACAGAAATGTTGAATCCTGCAAAAATGGTCTTTGCTCCCTCTGCTGTCAATGGCATAATTTCAATGATTTTTTGAATTTGTACTTCTTTTATTCGTGGAATTTCCAGTTCAGTTAATTTTTCCTTTAATTCCTTTGCGCTCTTTGGCTTGATGGTGTTAATCGCGTCAAGGTATTCCGCAGTTTTCTGCGCTCGGAAATTGAGTTCTGTATCCCTGTCTTTGATTTTTTTGAGCATTTCTTTTACTTCAACAATGTTTAATGGAACTTCTTCAACTACTTGCGGGTTTGTCATTTTTTCTCGTGTCTATTTTTTACTTATTGCTCTTTCTTTAGGATTATCTAATTTTTTAAGATGGATTGGATGAACAATTAATTCTTTCTTTTTTCCTTGATCATTAATCATGACAAGGTAACATCTGCCGCGTTTTCCTACTACTGTCGCAGGATAGCCGTGAAATCGTGCATGATACATGCCCTTTTGCACTGCTGGTTCTACTTTGAGAATGACATGCTCTCCATTTTCTAACTTTTGGAAGTAGCGTGTGATGCTGATTTTGCCGTGTTCCTTGACATTCTTTCTGAATGTTTTTCGTGTTCTTGAGCGTGATCCGCCGTATCGTGTTGTCATATCTCTTGAGAAAAGGAGGTTCTTTTTAAATGTTACTATCTGTGCCTTAATTATTGTATAGCGGACGCAATTAATAATCGTAATTTGTCTTGCGTCCGCTGAATAGTAAACACACTATTCTTCTTACGATAATTTGGTGCGTTTACTAAACATTTTAATACCCCTTCTTCTTTCTCTCATTTATGACTAGTTTTCTCACAACGTATCCTGCAAAAGAACTTGTTTGTCGTGTTCAAACTCTTTCTTCTATAAATGGAGCTATTAGTACGACCAACGTTTATGCTGTTCCTACTCTTCGCGCCTATGTAATTCAGCCAGATCCCTCCAGTATCTCTGGCGTGAGAATAACAGAGTTAAAACCTCTTTATGAACTTGTTTATGAAGATGAAACAACTCCACAACCTCCTTCTTCTCGAGCTGCATCAACTCCAATGCCTTCTCCTCTCGAACAAATTGCAATCAACTCTCAGCCAAAGGAAGAAACTTCTGGCTGTTTATCAGTCCTCTTGCCTGTTGTTGCTATTCCTTCACTTTCTCTTGCGTTGATGTACGCTTATTTATCCCTTACACACTAAATCTAGAAATTCACACACTCTTCAACAACACAATCGCCTTCTCTTTAATCTCAATCAAGAACGCCGCTAACTTT is part of the Candidatus Woesearchaeota archaeon genome and harbors:
- a CDS encoding co-chaperone GroES, yielding MNLQPLNNRVLIRPKRAEEKTKGGIYIPETAQEKSQEGTVAAIPQIDKCPVAVGDVVLYENFAGTEIQSNGETLLLLKLEDLIAKVTT
- the groL gene encoding chaperonin GroEL (60 kDa chaperone family; promotes refolding of misfolded polypeptides especially under stressful conditions; forms two stacked rings of heptamers to form a barrel-shaped 14mer; ends can be capped by GroES; misfolded proteins enter the barrel where they are refolded when GroES binds), which codes for MAKKIIFDHEARTKLLAGVDKLANTVKVTLGPKGKNVILGKSYGSPTVINDGVTIAKEIELEDPFENMGAQLVKEVASKTQDVAGDGTTTATVLAQALVREGLKNIAAGANAIDVKKGIEKATKTVVAAIKAKSIEVKTKDNVLQVATISANNDEEVGALIANAMEKVGSNGVITVEEAKSMDTTLELVEGMQFDRGYLSPYMVTDAEKMEAILDEPFVLLFNKKITKVKDLVPVLEAVAQEGRPLFIVCEDIEGEALAAIVLNILRGAIKVVAVKAPGFGDDQKAILEDLAVLTGAQVISEEKGMKLEQTGIQQLGKAKKIRVDKEKTVLVEGAGDKAVIQRRVAMLHVQAQQTDSEYDKNDIQKRIGKLSGGVAVINVGAATETELKEKKARVDDALHATRAAVEEGVVVGGGITLFRAISSLDALKGDNADQQTGITIVKRALEEPLRQIAANAGKDGGVIVERLTNAAYNMGYNARSDEICDLFAAGVIDPTKVCRSALQNAASIAGMILTTEALVGDLPEEKKAPMPSMGGMGGMPGMGMM
- a CDS encoding 50S ribosomal protein L21e, producing MTTRYGGSRSRTRKTFRKNVKEHGKISITRYFQKLENGEHVILKVEPAVQKGMYHARFHGYPATVVGKRGRCYLVMINDQGKKKELIVHPIHLKKLDNPKERAISKK